Proteins from one Camelina sativa cultivar DH55 chromosome 8, Cs, whole genome shotgun sequence genomic window:
- the LOC104707146 gene encoding mannose-P-dolichol utilization defect 1 protein homolog 2 — protein sequence MDYLGIDMSCAIGSLRNGEFPEKDCLLPLISKLLGYCLVAASITVKLPQIMKIVQHKSVRGLSVVAFELEVVGYTISLAYCLHKGLPFSAFGEMAFLLIQALILVACIYYYSQPVPVTTWLRPLLYCAVAPTVLAGQINPTLFEALYASQHAIFLFARLPQIWKNFKNKSTGELSFLTFFMNFAGSIVRVFTCLQEKAPLSILTGFALGVITNGSILTQILLYSKPAAAKEKKAN from the exons atggaTTATCTCGGAATCGACATGAGCTGCGCGATCGGATCTCTCCGTAACGGTGAGTTCCCGGAGAAAGATTGCCTTCTTCCTCTAATTTCAAAGCTTCTAGGTTACTGCCTCGTCGCTGCTTCCATCACTGTCAAGCTCCCTCAG atAATGAAAATCGTGCAACATAAGAGTGTGCGAGGCTTAAGTGTTGTGGCATTTGAGCTTGAGGTCGTTGGCTATACAATTTCACTTGCTTATTGTTTGCATAAAGGCCTTCCCTTTTCCGCTTTCGGCGAAATGGCTTTTCTTTTGATCCAAG ctttgattttggttgcttGTATCTATTACTATTCTCAACCAGTCCCTGTAACAACTTGGCTCAGGCCACTCTT ATATTGTGCTGTCGCTCCAACTGTGCTTGCTGGACAGATTAATCCTACGCTCTTCGAAGCTCTTTAT GCTTCACAGCATGCAATATTTCTCTTCGCAAGACTCCCTCAGATATGGAAGAACTTCAAA AACAAAAGCACTGGAGAACTTAGTTTCTTAACTTTCTTCATGAACTTTGCCGGGTCCATAG TGAGAGTTTTCACTTGCCTCCAGGAAAAGGCTCCACTTAGCA TTCTTACGGGTTTTGCTCTAGGAGTCATCACCAACGGAAGCATCCTGACTCAGATCCTCTTGTATTCAAAGCCTGCAGCAGCAAAGGAGAAGAAAGCCAATTGA